A window of Streptomyces gilvosporeus contains these coding sequences:
- a CDS encoding flotillin family protein produces MFGYRVPAPDQAMLISGGKRGQGGAPFRVVTGHGKFVLPVFRKVRFLTLAMCEAEVAEKCVTRQGIALTVRAVIAFKVGNDTESVVNAGQRFLSDQDQMAVLTGRIFAGHLRSIIGSMTVEEIVTERQKLATEVLETSKTEMAKIGLIVDSLQIQSIDDGDTGYIAAMSAPHKAAIQQKAQISQAQATQASVEAQQEAARNQAEYQRRTAIVQAEYNAEVERAQAKAAQAGPLAQAHAQQEVLAAQTELAERAAQLRQQQLVAEVVKPAEAEAERIRLLALAEAERMKIQAEAAASYDRVALDRMVIDQLPQIVKEASAGLQGANVNVLNGADGLGEIAAGLVGQGLTILDSVRQNLGGTGAPNNAAGKTDKAGPADNGQGHSGRIEIE; encoded by the coding sequence ATGTTCGGTTACCGCGTTCCGGCCCCCGATCAAGCCATGCTGATCTCGGGAGGCAAGCGTGGACAGGGGGGCGCGCCGTTCCGGGTGGTGACCGGACACGGCAAGTTCGTGCTGCCGGTGTTCCGCAAGGTCCGTTTCCTGACGCTGGCGATGTGCGAGGCGGAGGTCGCCGAGAAGTGCGTCACCCGGCAGGGCATCGCGCTGACGGTGCGTGCCGTGATCGCGTTCAAGGTCGGCAATGACACCGAGAGCGTGGTCAACGCCGGCCAGCGCTTCCTGTCCGACCAGGACCAGATGGCGGTGCTGACCGGCCGGATCTTCGCCGGTCATCTGCGTTCCATCATCGGTTCGATGACGGTCGAGGAGATCGTCACGGAGCGGCAGAAGCTGGCCACCGAGGTGCTGGAGACGTCCAAGACGGAGATGGCCAAAATCGGCCTGATCGTCGACTCGTTGCAGATCCAGTCGATCGACGACGGTGACACCGGCTATATCGCGGCGATGTCGGCCCCGCACAAGGCCGCCATCCAGCAGAAGGCGCAGATCTCCCAGGCCCAGGCCACCCAGGCGTCGGTCGAGGCCCAGCAGGAGGCCGCGCGCAACCAGGCCGAGTACCAGCGGCGGACGGCCATCGTGCAGGCCGAGTACAACGCCGAGGTCGAGCGCGCGCAGGCCAAGGCCGCGCAGGCCGGTCCACTGGCGCAGGCGCATGCGCAGCAGGAGGTGCTGGCCGCGCAGACCGAGCTGGCCGAGCGGGCGGCCCAGCTCCGCCAGCAGCAGCTGGTCGCCGAGGTGGTCAAGCCCGCCGAGGCGGAGGCCGAGCGGATCCGGCTGCTCGCCCTGGCCGAGGCCGAGCGGATGAAGATCCAGGCCGAGGCGGCCGCCTCGTACGACCGGGTGGCGCTGGACCGGATGGTCATCGACCAGCTGCCGCAGATCGTCAAGGAGGCCTCGGCCGGTCTCCAGGGCGCCAATGTCAACGTCCTCAACGGCGCCGACGGCCTCGGTGAGATCGCGGCCGGGCTGGTCGGCCAGGGCCTGACGATCCTGGACTCGGTCCGCCAGAACCTGGGCGGCACCGGCGCCCCGAACAACGCCGCCGGCAAGACGGACAAGGCCGGCCCCGCCGACAACGGCCAGGGCCACAGCGGCCGGATCGAGATCGAGTAG
- a CDS encoding RNA-guided endonuclease InsQ/TnpB family protein, whose amino-acid sequence MKLLPTPVQASALEATLHVCNRAANHASGVAFAKELKDRNGLQKAVYADLKATFGLSAQPVVRAVKKVVDAYATLNANLRAGNLGPPTTKRHRKAVSTPILFRPQAAQPFDDRCLSWQYDARTVSIWTVDGRMKGVRFACSPDQFKRLVAYRKGESDLVQRGGKWFLIATCDLPDPEPYEPVGFIGVDRGIVNLATTSDGTNHQGRRLSRYRCWQARKRPELQARRTRSATRRLARRARKERRHAADVNHRISKEIVSVAQRTGRGIAVEKLDGIRERVRLRGDQRVILSSWPFRQLGQHLAYKTRKAGVPFLEVDAAYTSQRCPRCGYTERANRPNRDRFCCRRCGLAGPADVVAGVNVRDRARAAWVFVTAPAPSP is encoded by the coding sequence GTGAAGCTGCTGCCGACGCCCGTGCAGGCGTCGGCCCTTGAAGCAACCCTGCATGTCTGCAACCGGGCCGCCAACCACGCGTCTGGTGTCGCCTTCGCCAAGGAGCTGAAGGACCGGAACGGTCTGCAGAAGGCGGTGTACGCGGATCTGAAGGCGACCTTCGGGTTGTCCGCGCAGCCGGTGGTGCGGGCGGTGAAGAAGGTTGTCGACGCCTACGCGACCTTGAATGCCAACCTGCGGGCCGGGAACCTGGGCCCGCCCACCACCAAGCGGCACCGCAAGGCGGTCAGCACGCCGATTCTCTTCCGGCCGCAGGCGGCCCAGCCGTTCGATGACCGCTGTCTGTCCTGGCAGTACGACGCGCGCACCGTCTCGATCTGGACCGTGGACGGGCGGATGAAAGGGGTCCGGTTCGCCTGCTCACCCGACCAGTTCAAGAGGCTGGTCGCCTACCGCAAGGGCGAGAGCGATCTCGTCCAGCGCGGTGGAAAGTGGTTCCTGATCGCCACCTGCGACCTGCCCGATCCCGAGCCGTATGAGCCGGTCGGCTTCATCGGCGTGGACCGCGGGATCGTGAACCTGGCCACCACCAGCGACGGTACCAACCATCAGGGCCGCCGCCTGTCCCGCTACCGGTGCTGGCAGGCCCGCAAACGCCCCGAACTCCAGGCCAGGCGCACCCGCTCGGCCACCCGTCGCCTCGCCCGTCGCGCACGCAAGGAGCGTCGCCATGCCGCGGATGTGAACCACCGGATCAGCAAGGAGATCGTGTCCGTCGCCCAACGCACCGGTCGCGGGATCGCCGTCGAGAAACTCGATGGCATCCGCGAGCGGGTACGGCTACGTGGCGACCAGCGGGTCATACTCTCCTCCTGGCCCTTCCGCCAGCTCGGACAGCATCTCGCCTACAAGACGCGCAAGGCAGGGGTGCCGTTCCTTGAAGTGGATGCGGCCTATACCTCGCAGCGCTGTCCGCGTTGTGGATATACCGAGCGGGCCAACCGGCCCAACAGGGACCGCTTTTGCTGTCGTCGGTGCGGGCTCGCTGGCCCCGCAGACGTCGTCGCCGGGGTCAACGTGCGCGACCGCGCACGCGCGGCGTGGGTGTTCGTCACCGCACCCGCACCCTCCCCCTGA
- the rocD gene encoding ornithine--oxo-acid transaminase: MTAPARIAPPRTPRSASALIDAEAPVLAHNYHPLPVVIARAEGVWVEDVEGRRYLDMLAGYSALNFGHRHPALIEAAHRQLDRLTLTSRAFHHDRLGEFAARLAALTGLDMVLPMNTGAEAVESGIKVARKWAYDVKGVPDGRATVVVAAGNFHGRTTTIVSFSDDETARGGFGPFTPGFRTVPYNDLAALEAAVDETTAAVLIEPIQGEAGVLIPDDGYLTGVRELTRRTNCLLIADEIQSGLGRTGHTLAVDHESVVPDVLLLGKALGGGIVPVSAVVARREVMSVLGPGQHGSTFGGNPLAAAVGSAVVDLLETGEFQSHAAELGTVLHDGLAALTGKGVTGFRTRGLWAGIDIDPALGTGRDLCERLLHHGILVKDTHGSTIRLAPPLTITREELEGALEALARTLT, translated from the coding sequence ATGACCGCTCCCGCCCGTATCGCGCCCCCGCGGACCCCGCGTTCCGCCTCCGCCCTCATCGACGCCGAGGCGCCCGTCCTCGCCCACAACTACCACCCGCTGCCCGTGGTGATCGCCCGCGCCGAGGGCGTCTGGGTCGAGGACGTCGAGGGCCGGCGCTACCTCGACATGCTGGCCGGTTACTCGGCCCTCAACTTCGGCCACCGCCACCCGGCGCTGATCGAGGCCGCCCACCGCCAGCTCGACCGGCTCACCCTCACCTCCCGCGCCTTCCACCACGACCGCCTCGGCGAGTTCGCCGCCCGCCTGGCCGCGCTGACCGGCCTGGACATGGTGCTGCCGATGAACACCGGCGCCGAGGCCGTGGAGAGCGGCATCAAGGTGGCCCGCAAATGGGCCTACGACGTCAAGGGCGTCCCGGACGGCCGGGCCACGGTCGTCGTGGCCGCCGGAAATTTCCACGGCCGGACGACCACCATCGTCAGCTTCTCCGACGACGAGACCGCCCGCGGCGGCTTCGGCCCCTTCACCCCCGGCTTCCGTACCGTCCCCTACAACGACCTCGCCGCTCTCGAAGCGGCCGTCGACGAGACCACGGCCGCCGTCCTGATCGAGCCCATCCAGGGCGAGGCGGGCGTCCTCATCCCCGACGACGGCTATCTCACCGGCGTCCGCGAACTGACCCGGCGCACCAACTGCCTGCTGATCGCCGACGAGATCCAGTCCGGCCTGGGCCGCACCGGCCACACCCTCGCCGTCGACCACGAATCCGTCGTCCCCGACGTCCTGTTGCTCGGCAAGGCCCTCGGCGGCGGCATCGTCCCGGTCTCCGCGGTCGTGGCCCGCCGCGAGGTCATGAGCGTCCTCGGCCCCGGACAGCACGGCTCCACCTTCGGCGGCAACCCGCTGGCCGCCGCCGTCGGCTCCGCCGTCGTCGACCTCCTGGAAACCGGCGAGTTCCAGTCCCACGCCGCCGAACTGGGCACCGTCCTGCACGACGGCCTGGCCGCCCTCACCGGCAAGGGCGTCACCGGCTTCCGCACCCGCGGCCTGTGGGCCGGCATCGACATCGACCCGGCCCTCGGCACCGGCCGCGACCTGTGCGAACGCCTCCTCCACCACGGCATCCTCGTCAAGGACACCCACGGCTCGACCATCCGCCTGGCCCCGCCCCTGACGATCACCCGCGAGGAACTGGAGGGCGCGCTGGAGGCTCTGGCGCGGACGCTGACGTAA
- the ddaH gene encoding dimethylargininase translates to MLTSRVARPRRYLVCEPRHFAVHYAINPWMDKDAPVDTARAARQWQALIRTYLDHGHQVDSVPPVAGLPDMVFAANSALTLADRPRKAFGALFHAPQRRPEAGEYATWFKAAGYDVYQPEAVCEGEGDLVPAGRYLLAGTGFRTTREAHAEVQEFFGVPTIGLRLVDPYFYHLDTALFVVDDAPGDDTGNGTGEATIAYYPEAFSSGSREVLRRLFPDALLATRDDALAFGLNSVSDGRHVFISPTATGLIAQLTARGYLPVPVDLSEFHKAGGGIKCCTQEIR, encoded by the coding sequence GTGCTGACGTCTCGTGTGGCGCGCCCCCGGCGCTACCTGGTGTGCGAACCCAGGCATTTCGCCGTGCACTACGCCATCAACCCGTGGATGGACAAGGACGCGCCGGTCGACACCGCCCGCGCCGCCCGCCAGTGGCAGGCCCTGATCCGCACCTACCTCGACCACGGCCACCAGGTGGACTCCGTCCCCCCGGTCGCGGGCCTGCCCGACATGGTCTTCGCCGCCAACTCCGCCCTCACCCTGGCCGACCGGCCCCGCAAGGCCTTCGGCGCCCTCTTCCACGCACCCCAGCGGCGCCCGGAGGCGGGCGAGTACGCGACCTGGTTCAAGGCGGCCGGCTACGACGTCTACCAACCGGAAGCGGTGTGCGAGGGCGAGGGCGATCTCGTCCCGGCCGGCCGCTACCTCCTGGCCGGTACGGGCTTTCGCACCACCCGCGAGGCCCACGCCGAGGTCCAGGAGTTCTTCGGCGTCCCGACCATCGGCCTGCGGCTGGTGGACCCGTACTTCTACCACCTGGACACGGCCCTCTTCGTCGTCGACGACGCACCCGGGGACGACACGGGGAACGGCACCGGGGAGGCCACGATCGCCTACTACCCCGAGGCGTTCTCCTCCGGCAGCCGCGAGGTGCTGCGCCGGCTGTTCCCCGACGCCCTGCTCGCCACCCGTGACGACGCCCTGGCCTTCGGCCTCAACTCCGTCTCCGACGGCCGCCATGTCTTCATCTCCCCCACCGCGACCGGCCTCATCGCCCAGCTGACGGCCCGCGGCTACCTCCCCGTCCCCGTCGACCTCTCCGAGTTCCACAAGGCCGGCGGCGGCATCAAGTGCTGCACCCAGGAGATCCGCTGA
- a CDS encoding Lrp/AsnC family transcriptional regulator — protein MPHKAAPFDALDRKIVAALMENGRASFAEIGTAVGLSSTAVKRRVDRLRADDVITGFTATVRPAALGWLTEAYVEVYCDSAAPPRRLAEVVRNHPEITAAMTVTGGADALLHVRATDVEHFEEVLERIRTEPFIRKTISFMVLSHLLPDSPEAGARQPSPAHEPRGESLPTQRTGHNRP, from the coding sequence ATGCCCCACAAGGCCGCCCCGTTCGACGCCCTGGACCGCAAGATCGTCGCCGCGCTGATGGAGAACGGACGGGCCAGCTTCGCCGAGATCGGCACGGCCGTCGGGCTGTCGTCCACCGCGGTCAAACGCCGCGTCGACCGGCTGCGTGCCGACGACGTGATCACCGGTTTCACCGCCACCGTGCGCCCGGCCGCGCTCGGCTGGCTCACCGAGGCGTATGTCGAGGTGTACTGCGACAGCGCCGCGCCGCCCCGGCGGCTGGCGGAGGTCGTCCGCAACCATCCGGAGATCACCGCCGCGATGACCGTGACCGGCGGCGCCGATGCGCTGCTGCACGTACGGGCCACCGACGTCGAGCACTTCGAGGAGGTCCTGGAACGGATCCGGACCGAACCGTTCATCCGCAAGACGATCAGCTTCATGGTCCTGTCACACCTCCTGCCCGACAGCCCCGAGGCGGGCGCCCGGCAGCCGTCCCCGGCCCATGAGCCCCGGGGCGAGTCCCTGCCGACGCAGCGAACCGGCCATAACCGGCCCTGA
- a CDS encoding GntR family transcriptional regulator, with protein MHDPIPGHGAAWGEGLTRADRARRVAQVLRGQVLHGAFPGGVLPDERALIAEFGATRNTVREALGLLRDEGLVERRRGVGTVVVGRTYRHPLGELSGLAEVLQRHGTVVNEVREAGTVRPPGAVARRLGLAEGEPAVYLERLRRVDGTPLSLDCTYLIPEVGEPLLARGRGALEGQDVFDLIERGVGLPLGRAEVAVQAVVADPATCAVLAMPEGGAVLAVERLTRLADGRPADLEFIHLRGDRLTLHATLDRARGTGTAPSGPA; from the coding sequence ATGCACGATCCGATACCGGGGCACGGGGCGGCATGGGGGGAGGGGCTGACGCGGGCCGACCGGGCGCGGCGGGTGGCGCAGGTGTTGCGGGGGCAGGTGCTGCACGGGGCGTTTCCCGGTGGGGTGCTGCCGGACGAGCGGGCGCTGATCGCGGAGTTCGGGGCGACGCGGAACACCGTGCGCGAGGCGCTGGGGCTGCTGCGCGACGAGGGGCTGGTGGAGCGGCGGCGCGGGGTGGGGACGGTGGTGGTCGGGCGGACGTACCGGCATCCGCTGGGGGAACTGTCCGGGCTGGCCGAGGTGCTCCAGCGGCACGGCACGGTGGTCAACGAGGTGCGGGAGGCCGGGACGGTGCGGCCTCCGGGCGCGGTGGCGCGGCGGCTGGGGCTGGCGGAGGGGGAGCCGGCCGTCTATCTGGAGCGGCTGCGCCGGGTCGACGGGACGCCGCTGTCGCTGGACTGCACCTATCTGATCCCGGAGGTGGGGGAGCCGCTGCTGGCGCGCGGGCGGGGCGCGCTGGAGGGGCAGGACGTCTTCGATCTGATCGAGCGCGGGGTGGGGCTGCCGCTGGGCCGGGCCGAGGTGGCGGTGCAGGCGGTGGTCGCCGATCCGGCGACCTGCGCGGTGCTGGCGATGCCCGAGGGCGGCGCGGTGCTGGCCGTCGAACGGCTCACCCGGCTCGCCGACGGCCGCCCCGCCGACCTGGAGTTCATCCACCTGCGCGGGGACCGGCTGACGCTGCACGCCACCCTCGACCGGGCGCGGGGTACGGGCACCGCCCCGTCCGGCCCGGCGTAG
- a CDS encoding MFS transporter, producing MGRSVRRPRAALTAALCLCVTLVVGMVSAVNLAVPRLAAGSLHPSAEAVVWVVDGYVVVFACLLVPAGALADRRGRKGTLLCGMAVFTAGAAVCAAAPHIGVLIAGRMLSGAGAAAVLPTTLALLVDGLADGPRRRAIAVWASMTGLAAVLGNVGGGAALHFGTWRTLFVCLVPLALAALLLAAAVTPVTARHPRPLAPLGSALLTAGFLALLYGMVSGPQAGWGSPVVLGALVVAGVLLAGWARRELRVAEPLLDPRLFARPGVRAGAVGMAALFTGMFGLFYLNGQYLQYAKGYGPLGAGVRLLPMAAALLAGPRCGLWLERGCGRRGTVVVGMVVLAGGLATVSAADAATPYVLYALGAGLTALGCGIATPLLSHVMMAALPVARAGTGSGLQSLARELGSALGIAVTGTITTAVFTARLPAALAGPGRPTTVAAAEARTTDGRVREAVVAAFTGGLHTATLVLAAGVVGAALVVARWMPGEERESRGDAKGR from the coding sequence ATGGGCCGTTCGGTGCGTCGGCCGCGCGCCGCGCTGACCGCCGCCCTGTGCCTGTGCGTGACCCTGGTCGTCGGCATGGTCTCCGCCGTGAACCTGGCCGTTCCCCGCCTGGCCGCCGGGTCCCTGCACCCCTCCGCGGAGGCGGTGGTCTGGGTCGTCGACGGCTATGTCGTCGTGTTCGCCTGTCTGCTGGTGCCGGCCGGGGCGCTGGCCGACCGGCGGGGGCGCAAGGGCACGCTGCTGTGCGGGATGGCGGTGTTCACGGCCGGGGCGGCGGTGTGCGCGGCGGCGCCGCACATCGGTGTGCTGATCGCGGGGCGGATGCTCAGCGGGGCGGGCGCGGCCGCCGTCCTGCCCACCACGCTCGCGCTCCTGGTGGACGGGCTGGCGGACGGGCCGCGGCGCCGGGCGATCGCCGTCTGGGCGTCGATGACCGGGCTCGCCGCCGTCCTGGGCAACGTCGGCGGGGGTGCGGCCCTGCACTTCGGCACCTGGCGCACCCTGTTCGTCTGCCTGGTGCCGCTCGCGCTGGCCGCGCTGCTGCTGGCCGCCGCGGTCACCCCGGTCACCGCCCGCCATCCGCGTCCGCTCGCCCCGCTGGGCAGTGCGCTGCTGACCGCGGGGTTCCTCGCCCTGCTGTACGGGATGGTGTCGGGGCCGCAGGCGGGGTGGGGCAGCCCGGTGGTGCTGGGGGCGCTGGTCGTGGCGGGGGTGCTGCTGGCCGGCTGGGCGCGCCGTGAACTGCGGGTCGCCGAGCCGCTGCTGGACCCGCGGCTGTTCGCCCGCCCCGGTGTCCGCGCGGGGGCGGTCGGCATGGCGGCGCTGTTCACCGGCATGTTCGGGCTCTTCTATCTCAACGGTCAGTATCTGCAATACGCCAAGGGATACGGGCCGTTGGGGGCGGGGGTGCGGCTGCTGCCGATGGCGGCGGCGCTGCTGGCCGGGCCGCGCTGCGGGCTGTGGCTGGAGCGGGGGTGCGGGCGGCGCGGCACGGTGGTGGTGGGCATGGTGGTGCTGGCGGGCGGGCTGGCGACGGTGTCCGCCGCGGATGCCGCTACCCCGTACGTGCTCTATGCCCTGGGCGCCGGGCTCACCGCGCTCGGCTGCGGCATCGCCACCCCGCTCCTGTCGCACGTCATGATGGCCGCGCTGCCCGTCGCGCGGGCCGGTACCGGCTCCGGACTCCAGAGCCTGGCACGGGAGTTGGGCAGCGCCCTGGGGATCGCGGTGACGGGGACGATCACCACGGCGGTGTTCACGGCCCGGCTGCCCGCGGCGCTGGCGGGGCCCGGCCGGCCGACGACGGTGGCCGCGGCCGAGGCCCGTACGACGGACGGGCGGGTGCGGGAGGCGGTGGTGGCGGCGTTCACCGGCGGGCTGCACACGGCGACGCTGGTGCTGGCGGCGGGAGTGGTGGGGGCGGCGCTGGTCGTGGCCCGGTGGATGCCGGGGGAGGAGAGGGAGTCAAGAGGAGACGCGAAGGGGCGGTGA
- a CDS encoding amidohydrolase family protein yields the protein MGATGIGGTASADAAAPDAAHGQYGRDDGLRPAHFHGPRQLLVPEVLLLPEGPVRGRAVLVEGGTFRRIGPAEELLRAHRDLRPVRLDGRLLMPGFVDAHHHLTQSFGKAQSFGQPSEIFKTVWEPLEHALDEETAYLSAKLAALEALRGGFTTVADAGTRAPVDVAAVAKGTEEAGIRCVLGKIVSDGTGGPAHLARWEKHPLIHPSLAIAVPEDATATVIKHAADLCAEAGAVLQIHVNEHLASVERSLKSVGRRPVDYLHHIGALGPHTLGAHATLLTPAEMRMLADSGAAISYNPVASAWKGNAVAQADMLAALDVRFGMGTDGTRGDGFRLLDAAESAQRLTSGMATGDSVCGAGRRWLEHATSRSADALGLGRVTGQIAVGKAADYLVVDLAVPELTPSYDLQWELVRLANRDLITAVVVDGRLRLWEGWPPDWDARALVQRAAKAGPEVVRKADIQRVEPR from the coding sequence ATGGGCGCGACGGGCATCGGCGGCACGGCCTCGGCGGACGCCGCCGCCCCGGATGCCGCCCACGGACAGTACGGCAGGGACGACGGCCTGCGGCCCGCGCACTTCCACGGGCCGCGGCAGCTGCTCGTCCCCGAGGTGCTGCTGCTCCCGGAGGGCCCGGTACGCGGCCGGGCGGTCCTGGTGGAGGGCGGGACCTTCCGCCGTATCGGCCCGGCCGAAGAACTCCTGCGCGCCCACCGGGACCTGCGGCCGGTCCGCCTCGACGGCCGTCTGCTGATGCCCGGTTTCGTCGACGCCCACCATCACCTCACCCAGAGCTTCGGCAAGGCCCAGTCCTTCGGGCAGCCCTCCGAGATCTTCAAGACGGTGTGGGAGCCGCTGGAGCACGCCCTGGACGAGGAAACGGCCTATCTCTCGGCGAAACTGGCCGCATTGGAGGCGCTGCGCGGCGGTTTCACCACCGTCGCCGACGCCGGCACCCGCGCCCCGGTCGATGTGGCGGCCGTGGCCAAGGGCACCGAAGAGGCCGGTATCCGCTGCGTCCTGGGCAAAATCGTCTCCGACGGCACCGGCGGTCCCGCGCACCTGGCGCGGTGGGAGAAACATCCGCTGATCCATCCGTCGCTGGCCATCGCCGTCCCCGAGGACGCCACCGCCACCGTCATCAAGCACGCCGCGGACCTGTGCGCGGAGGCGGGAGCGGTCCTCCAGATCCATGTGAACGAGCATCTCGCCTCCGTGGAGCGGTCGCTGAAGAGCGTGGGCCGCCGCCCGGTCGACTATCTGCACCACATCGGCGCCCTGGGGCCGCACACCCTCGGCGCGCACGCCACCCTGCTCACCCCCGCCGAGATGCGGATGCTCGCCGACTCCGGCGCCGCGATCAGCTACAACCCGGTGGCCAGCGCCTGGAAGGGCAATGCCGTCGCCCAGGCCGACATGCTGGCCGCGCTGGACGTCCGGTTCGGGATGGGCACCGACGGCACCCGCGGCGACGGCTTCCGGCTGCTGGACGCGGCCGAGTCGGCACAGCGGCTGACCAGCGGCATGGCGACCGGCGACTCGGTGTGCGGCGCCGGACGGCGCTGGCTGGAACACGCCACCTCGCGCAGCGCCGATGCGCTCGGACTGGGCCGGGTCACCGGTCAGATCGCGGTCGGCAAGGCCGCCGACTACCTGGTCGTGGACCTCGCCGTCCCCGAACTCACCCCGTCCTACGACCTCCAGTGGGAACTCGTCCGCCTGGCCAACCGCGATCTGATCACCGCGGTGGTGGTCGACGGCCGGCTGCGGCTGTGGGAGGGCTGGCCACCGGACTGGGACGCCCGCGCGCTGGTGCAGCGGGCGGCGAAGGCGGGGCCCGAGGTCGTACGGAAGGCCGACATCCAGCGCGTCGAGCCGCGGTAG
- a CDS encoding ATP-grasp domain-containing protein — protein sequence MKLCFLVEEQYRHDGMPLDVIRQLDAWGHQVDVVWPGRSLIRISEAIRAGSHDAWVLKTVSGGPGLTLLEAAAAVGLTTVNDARVIRGVRDKALAAVLAARSGLPVPPTYVAARPEEFAELPASAYPLVVKPADGSSGRAVRLVASPECLLEAGDENAGGGLLIAQPYVPNSGTDLKVYSVAGDLFATERRSPLHPAHTVREREVPLTPQIARIAARIGEVHGLDLYGADILLGPDGPVVVDVNDFPSFRQVPDAVARVADAVLRLARDGARTDAPVAALALEGAR from the coding sequence ATGAAACTGTGCTTCCTGGTGGAGGAGCAGTACCGCCATGACGGCATGCCGCTGGATGTGATCCGCCAACTCGATGCCTGGGGCCACCAGGTGGACGTGGTGTGGCCGGGCCGTTCGCTGATCCGGATATCGGAGGCGATACGGGCGGGCAGCCATGACGCCTGGGTGCTCAAGACCGTCTCCGGCGGGCCGGGCCTGACCCTGCTGGAAGCCGCCGCCGCGGTCGGCCTGACGACCGTCAACGACGCCCGGGTGATCCGCGGCGTACGCGACAAGGCGCTGGCGGCGGTGCTCGCGGCCCGCAGCGGACTGCCCGTTCCGCCCACCTATGTCGCGGCCCGGCCCGAGGAGTTCGCCGAACTGCCCGCGAGCGCCTACCCGCTGGTGGTCAAGCCCGCCGACGGCAGCTCCGGGCGCGCGGTACGGCTGGTCGCCTCGCCCGAGTGCCTGCTGGAGGCGGGGGACGAGAACGCCGGCGGCGGGCTGCTGATCGCGCAGCCCTATGTGCCCAATTCCGGCACCGATCTGAAGGTCTACAGCGTGGCCGGCGACCTCTTCGCCACCGAGCGCCGCTCCCCGCTGCACCCCGCGCACACCGTCCGCGAACGCGAGGTCCCGCTCACCCCCCAAATCGCCCGGATCGCCGCCCGCATCGGCGAGGTCCACGGGCTGGACCTGTACGGCGCCGACATCCTGCTCGGGCCGGACGGGCCGGTGGTCGTGGACGTCAACGACTTCCCCAGCTTCCGTCAGGTGCCCGATGCGGTGGCGCGGGTGGCGGATGCGGTGCTGCGGCTCGCGCGGGACGGGGCGCGTACGGACGCTCCGGTGGCGGCCCTGGCGCTGGAGGGCGCCCGATGA
- a CDS encoding ATP-grasp domain-containing protein, whose protein sequence is MRICLVTADPGHPLLAATAALLEPRHRVEVLDPGADPGPPAASGAGLADVYLLKARTPRALALAAVLEERGAVVVNSAAATARCQDRVQMAELARGAGLPFAATRSVPALARLAAGEPATALVVKSRHSRRGDLVARADGAARLRELAAAWPDEPVIVQEFTANSGWDHKLWVVDGRLFAARRRSELAPGGRGPALPLPVDELPADWRAAALRIGEVFGLEVYGVDILDAGDGAPLIVDINAFPGIRGQAGAPEALAGLALRAAAGEGARPFTNNPPLKAS, encoded by the coding sequence ATGAGGATCTGCCTGGTGACCGCCGATCCCGGGCATCCGCTGCTGGCCGCCACCGCCGCGCTCCTGGAACCCCGCCACCGGGTGGAGGTCCTGGACCCGGGCGCGGACCCCGGGCCGCCGGCCGCCTCGGGCGCCGGTCTCGCCGATGTCTATCTCCTCAAGGCGCGCACGCCGCGGGCGCTGGCCCTGGCCGCCGTCCTGGAGGAGCGCGGTGCGGTGGTCGTCAACTCGGCCGCGGCCACCGCCCGTTGCCAGGACCGGGTGCAGATGGCCGAGCTGGCGCGGGGCGCCGGGCTGCCGTTCGCCGCGACCCGCTCCGTACCCGCCCTCGCCCGCCTGGCCGCCGGTGAACCGGCCACGGCCCTGGTCGTCAAGAGCCGGCACAGCCGCCGCGGCGATCTGGTGGCCCGCGCCGATGGCGCGGCGCGGCTGCGGGAACTGGCCGCTGCCTGGCCCGACGAGCCCGTCATCGTCCAGGAGTTCACCGCCAACAGCGGCTGGGACCACAAGCTGTGGGTCGTCGACGGCCGCCTCTTCGCCGCCCGCCGCCGCTCCGAACTGGCCCCCGGCGGCCGCGGCCCGGCGCTGCCGCTGCCCGTGGACGAGCTGCCCGCCGACTGGCGCGCCGCGGCGCTGCGGATCGGCGAGGTCTTCGGCCTGGAGGTCTACGGCGTGGACATCCTCGACGCCGGGGACGGGGCGCCGCTCATCGTGGACATCAACGCCTTCCCCGGTATCCGCGGCCAGGCCGGTGCGCCGGAGGCGCTGGCGGGACTGGCGTTGCGGGCGGCCGCGGGTGAGGGGGCGCGGCCTTTTACCAACAACCCGCCCCTGAAGGCAAGTTAA